A section of the Carya illinoinensis cultivar Pawnee chromosome 12, C.illinoinensisPawnee_v1, whole genome shotgun sequence genome encodes:
- the LOC122290023 gene encoding uncharacterized protein LOC122290023, whose translation MQHKHYSQNSMENRPHRSGSGDVFSFPSTPVEDQDSDFEFGSITPDSSFKNSPADHLFFNGRLLPHAFPIQRTASIAIEGSRTTSRTSSVSSKDSLRSSRSNSTNSRSSSCSSARTSTSDISERKLLYQYKVASKATMARDRHQAYNKALSAQIYGSSQRWQYITPVPLLSRDDPLRRKKTGKEAKPKKQVRERKGESLWHFTEFFRGIVSACKECHAMEPSSKLR comes from the coding sequence ATGCAGCACAAACACTACTCGCAAAACTCCATGGAGAATCGCCCGCACAGGAGCGGCTCTGGCGACGtgttctcattcccaagcactCCGGTTGAAGACCAAGACTCCGACTTCGAGTTCGGTTCTATTACGCCGGACTCATCCTTCAAAAACTCTCCTGCCGACCATTTGTTTTTCAATGGCCGGCTCTTACCGCATGCTTTTCCTATTCAACGAACCGCCAGTATCGCTATAGAGGGTTCTCGTACAACGAGCCGCACGAGCAGCGTTAGCAGCAAGGACTCGCTAAGGTCGTCGCGAAGCAATAGCACGAATAGTCGGAGCAGTAGTTGCAGCAGTGCAAGGACGAGCACGAGCGACATTTCTGAGAGAAAATTGTTGTATCAGTACAAAGTTGCATCCAAAGCAACTATGGCTAGAGATAGACACCAAGCCTATAATAAAGCTCTTTCAGCACAAATATACGGGTCTTCTCAAAGGTGGCAATATATTACACCTGTACCTCTTTTGAGTCGCGACGACCCTTTGCGTAGAAAGAAAACGGGGAAAGAAGCAAAACCAAAGAAACAAGTTCGGGAGAGGAAAGGGGAAAGCTTGTGGCATTTTACTGAATTTTTCAGGGGGATTGTCTCGGCCTGCAAAGAATGCCATGCCATGGAACCGTCGAGCAAATTAAGATGA
- the LOC122290349 gene encoding protein RICE SALT SENSITIVE 3-like isoform X1, protein MVGSGASDRSKEAVGMMALHEALRSVCLNSDWTYSVFWTIRPRPRVRGGNGCKVGDDNGSLMLMWEDGFCRGRVGDCLEEIDGEDPVRRAFSKMSIQLYNYGEGLMGKVASDKCHKWVFKEPTECEPNISNYWQSSFDALPPEWTDQFESGIQTIAVIQAGHGLLQLGSCKIIPEDLHFVLRMRHTFESLGYQSGFYLSQLFSSNRNTSCTSSLPLKQSPMPIRPHAPLFNWGQRPLPSATSVLSSPNFPNSARLGFPQPKDETHMFLLPHSSETCIEDMVGEHQNDIKWPNGLSFFNALTGRAEDAKLLFNPESLRNKLDQNPNPNSDASNMHNGGGANPNEFLSLDSHPESASKMENKFKRSFTLPARMASSSSSTSIDHHQQHQPVEYRDPEAAMYTDVMETFME, encoded by the exons atggtGGGCTCGGGAGCATCAGATAGGAGCAAAGAAGCTGTTGGGATGATGGCCCTTCATGAGGCCCTCAGAAGCGTCTGTCTCAACTCAGACTGGACTTACTCTGTCTTCTGGACTATCCGTCCTCGCCC AAGAGTCAGAGGTGGTAATGGGTGCAAGGTTGGAGACGACAACGGCAGCTT AATGTTGATGTGGGAAGATGGGTTCTGTCGAGGAAGAGTCGGGGATTGTCTTGAGGAGATCGATGGTGAAGACCCCGTCAGAAGAGCCTTCAGCAAGATGTCCATTCAGTTATATAATTATGGAGAAGG GTTGATGGGGAAGGTTGCATCTGACAAATGCCATAAATGGGTCTTCAAAGAACCAACAGAATGTGAACCAAATATATCTAACTACTGGCAGAGTTCTTTTGATGCT CTTCCTCCTGAATGGACTGATCAGTTTGAGTCAGGAATTCAG ACAATAGCTGTAATTCAAGCTGGCCATGGCCTTCTACAGTTGGGTTCTTGCAAGATT ATACCGGAGGACCTTCATTTTGTACTAAGGATGAGGCACACATTTGAATCTCTAGGCTACCAATCTGGATTCTACCTCTCCCAGCTCTTTTCTTCAAACAGAAACACTTCCTGTACTTCCTCACTCCCTTTAAAGCAGTCACCCATGCCAATCCGCCCTCATGCACCGCTCTTCAATTGGGGCCAAAGGCCCCTTCCATCGGCAACTTCTGTACTTTCTTCACCCAATTTTCCAAACTCGGCCAGACTTGGATTTCCACAACCCAAAGATGAAACCCACATGTTTCTCCTACCTCATTCATCTGAAACCTGTATTGAAGACATGGTGGGAGAGCACCAAAACGACATCAAGTGGCCAAACGGGCTGTCTTTCTTCAATGCTCTCACTGGACGTGCTGAAGATGCCAAGTTGTTGTTTAATCCGGAAAGCTTAAGAAACAAACTAGATCAGAATCCAAACCCAAATTCGGATGCGTCAAATATGCATAATGGTGGTGGAGCAAACCCCAATGAGTTCTTGAGCTTGGACAGCCATCCGGAGAGTGCAAGTAAGATGGAAAACAAATTTAAGAGGAGCTTTACTTTACCGGCTAGAATGGCTTCATCCTCTTCGTCCACATCTATTGATCATCACCAGCAGCACCAACCTGTGGAGTACAGGGATCCTGAAGCGGCTATGTACACGGATGTTATGGAGACATTCATGGAGTGA
- the LOC122290349 gene encoding protein RICE SALT SENSITIVE 3-like isoform X2, with protein sequence MGKVASDKCHKWVFKEPTECEPNISNYWQSSFDALPPEWTDQFESGIQTIAVIQAGHGLLQLGSCKIIPEDLHFVLRMRHTFESLGYQSGFYLSQLFSSNRNTSCTSSLPLKQSPMPIRPHAPLFNWGQRPLPSATSVLSSPNFPNSARLGFPQPKDETHMFLLPHSSETCIEDMVGEHQNDIKWPNGLSFFNALTGRAEDAKLLFNPESLRNKLDQNPNPNSDASNMHNGGGANPNEFLSLDSHPESASKMENKFKRSFTLPARMASSSSSTSIDHHQQHQPVEYRDPEAAMYTDVMETFME encoded by the exons ATGGGGAAGGTTGCATCTGACAAATGCCATAAATGGGTCTTCAAAGAACCAACAGAATGTGAACCAAATATATCTAACTACTGGCAGAGTTCTTTTGATGCT CTTCCTCCTGAATGGACTGATCAGTTTGAGTCAGGAATTCAG ACAATAGCTGTAATTCAAGCTGGCCATGGCCTTCTACAGTTGGGTTCTTGCAAGATT ATACCGGAGGACCTTCATTTTGTACTAAGGATGAGGCACACATTTGAATCTCTAGGCTACCAATCTGGATTCTACCTCTCCCAGCTCTTTTCTTCAAACAGAAACACTTCCTGTACTTCCTCACTCCCTTTAAAGCAGTCACCCATGCCAATCCGCCCTCATGCACCGCTCTTCAATTGGGGCCAAAGGCCCCTTCCATCGGCAACTTCTGTACTTTCTTCACCCAATTTTCCAAACTCGGCCAGACTTGGATTTCCACAACCCAAAGATGAAACCCACATGTTTCTCCTACCTCATTCATCTGAAACCTGTATTGAAGACATGGTGGGAGAGCACCAAAACGACATCAAGTGGCCAAACGGGCTGTCTTTCTTCAATGCTCTCACTGGACGTGCTGAAGATGCCAAGTTGTTGTTTAATCCGGAAAGCTTAAGAAACAAACTAGATCAGAATCCAAACCCAAATTCGGATGCGTCAAATATGCATAATGGTGGTGGAGCAAACCCCAATGAGTTCTTGAGCTTGGACAGCCATCCGGAGAGTGCAAGTAAGATGGAAAACAAATTTAAGAGGAGCTTTACTTTACCGGCTAGAATGGCTTCATCCTCTTCGTCCACATCTATTGATCATCACCAGCAGCACCAACCTGTGGAGTACAGGGATCCTGAAGCGGCTATGTACACGGATGTTATGGAGACATTCATGGAGTGA
- the LOC122290277 gene encoding germinal center kinase 1-like isoform X2 has translation MADAAVLVEAAGSRFSSLELIGKGSFGDVYKGFDKEYNKEVAIKVIDLDESEDEIEDIQKEISVLSQCRSLYITEYYGSYLHQTKLWIIMEYMAGGSVADLLQSGPPLDEMSIACILRDLLHAIEYLHNEGKIHRDIKAANILLTENGDVKVADFGVSAQLTRTISRRKTFVGTPFWMAPEVIQNSEGYNEKADIWSLGITAIEMAKGEPPLADLHPMRVLFIIPRENPPQLDDHFSRPMKEFVALCLKKVPAERPSAKELLKHRFIKNAKKSPRLLERIRERPKYQIKEADISRIGPEAVGEASDTVKAMRDMRGEETLRASGQGKPLKNAGWDFSIGGSQSTGTVRSVVRPPPARERRLDAVQIQTAQRTPDSSNQGFSAPGNVNDASLEVSSRKDAREAYNHEHQDNYHGDDEFSASGSGTVVVRSPRGSQSSLFSDQSTLFSGTYAAFEDSSSSGTVVFRGQHDDSDSPWTPKSKLGIQERTYTALLEDSAMNLAEAKAALQGEFRRGNARERSAMGKINNDWQENRKEQIISSSDSYRHSREYFDARKRLSRSQHESDDEEYVKIASSVPLSVLLIPSLKEAIAEDPEGSVVRSIANSLVNMEHEKPGSCEVLVRRLLQQLASSKESSLKDLQELAARLFTKVKPTLETQNSNSETDNKKKQQNKELNSNANLSPLARFLLSRWQGQASRDLHPA, from the exons ATGGCCGATGCTGCAGTGTTAGTAGAGGCTGCAGGATCAAGATTTAGTTCATTGGAGCTGATTGGGAAAGGATCATTTGGCGATGTCTATAAAGG GTTTGATAAGGAGTATAACAAAGAAGTAGCTATCAAAGTAATTGATTTGGATGAGTC GGAGGATGAAATTGAGGACATTCAGAAG GAAATTTCTGTTTTGTCACAATGTCGATCTCTATATATCACTGAATATTATGGTTCCTATCTCCACCAGACTAAGCTCTGGATTATAATGGAATACATGGCTGGTGGCTCTGTTGCTGACCTA CTCCAATCAGGTCCACCACTGGATGAAATGTCAATTGCTTGTATATTACGTGACTTGCTGCATGCAATTGAGTATCTTCACAATGAAGGAAAAATCCACCGAGATATTAAAG CGGCAAACATTTTGTTGACGGAGAATGGTGATGTTAAG GTTGCAGATTTTGGGGTTTCTGCACAATTAACAAGGACTATATCTAGAAGAAAG ACTTTTGTAGGAACACCTTTCTGGATGGCGCCAGAAGTCATTCAGAATTCAGAAGGTTACAATGAGAAG GCAGATATCTGGTCTTTGGGGATAACTGCAATTGAGATGGCCAAAGGGGAACCTCCACTTGCAGATCTTCACCCTATGAGGGTTCTTTTTATCATTCCTCGAGAAAATCCACCACAG TTGGATGATCATTTCTCCCGTCCAATGAAAGAATTTGTTGCATTGTGTTTAAAGAAAGTACCTGCAGAG AGACCAAGTGCAAAGGAACTTCTCAAACACCGTTTCATAAAAAATGCTAAGAAGAGTCCGAGACTTTTGGAGAGAATAAG AGAGCGtccaaaatatcaaataaagGAAGCAGACATTTCTAGAATTGGACCTGAAGCTGTAGGGGAGGCATCTGATACAGTTAAGGCGATGAGAGATATGAGAGGAGAAGAAACTCTCCGAGCCAG TGGTCAGGGGAAACCCCTGAAAAATGCTGGATGGGACTTCAGCATTGGTGGATCACAGAGCACGGGAACTGTTCGGAGTGTTGTAAGACCACCTCCAGCTAGAGAAAGGAGACTAGATGCTGTACAAATTCAGACTGCCCAAAGAACTCCAGATAGTAGTAACCAGGGGTTTTCTGCACCTGGAAATGTGAATGATGCGTCACTAGAGGTTTCCTCCAGGAAAGATGCTAGAGAAGCATACAACCACGAACATCAGGACAATTACCATGGAGAT GACGAATTTTCTGCTAGTGGATCTGGAACTGTTGTTGTACGTTCACCCAGAGGATCACAGTCATCCCTGTTTAGTGATCAAAGCACGCTG TTTAGCGGCACATATGCAGCTTTTGAAGATTCATCTTCCAGTGGAACTGTAGTTTTCCGGGGCCAACATGATGATTCTGACTCTCCTTGGACTCCAAAATCCAAACTGGGAATTCAAGAGAGAACTTACACTGCCTTACTTGAAGACAGTGCAATGAACCTTGCAGAG GCAAAGGCTGCACTTCAAGGAGAGTTTAGGAGAGGAAATGCCAGAGAGAGATCAGCAATGGGAAAGATCAATAATGATTGGCAGGAAAACAGAAAAGAGCAGATAATAAGCAGCTCAGATTCTTACAG ACATTCTCGTGAATACTTTGATGCTCGAAAACGTCTTTCAAGATCACAGCATGAGAGTGATGATgaagaatatgtaaaaattgCATCATCTGTGCCATTGTCAGTTCTGCTTATTCCCTCACTAAAAGAG GCCATCGCTGAGGATCCAGAAGGTTCTGTTGTGCGTTCTATTGCAAATTCACTTGTTAATATGGAACACGAGAAGCCTGGATCTTGTGAAGTCCTTGTAAGAAGATTGCTTCAGCAATTGGCAAG TTCAAAGGAATCTTCCCTGAAAGACCTACAGGAGCTTGCTGCTCGCTTATTTACCAAGGTCAAGCCAACACTTGAAACGCAAAATTCAAATTCAGAAACCGATAACAAGAAAAAGCAACAGAACAAGGAACTTAATTCAAATGCAAATTTAAGTCCACTTGCTAGATTTCTGCTCTCGAG ATGGCAAGGCCAAGCTTCACGGGATCTACACCCAGCTTAA
- the LOC122290277 gene encoding germinal center kinase 1-like isoform X1 yields MADAAVLVEAAGSRFSSLELIGKGSFGDVYKGFDKEYNKEVAIKVIDLDESEDEIEDIQKEISVLSQCRSLYITEYYGSYLHQTKLWIIMEYMAGGSVADLLQSGPPLDEMSIACILRDLLHAIEYLHNEGKIHRDIKAANILLTENGDVKVADFGVSAQLTRTISRRKTFVGTPFWMAPEVIQNSEGYNEKADIWSLGITAIEMAKGEPPLADLHPMRVLFIIPRENPPQLDDHFSRPMKEFVALCLKKVPAERPSAKELLKHRFIKNAKKSPRLLERIRERPKYQIKEADISRIGPEAVGEASDTVKAMRDMRGEETLRASGQGKPLKNAGWDFSIGGSQSTGTVRSVVRPPPARERRLDAVQIQTAQRTPDSSNQGFSAPGNVNDASLEVSSRKDAREAYNHEHQDNYHGDPLNLQDEFSASGSGTVVVRSPRGSQSSLFSDQSTLFSGTYAAFEDSSSSGTVVFRGQHDDSDSPWTPKSKLGIQERTYTALLEDSAMNLAEAKAALQGEFRRGNARERSAMGKINNDWQENRKEQIISSSDSYRHSREYFDARKRLSRSQHESDDEEYVKIASSVPLSVLLIPSLKEAIAEDPEGSVVRSIANSLVNMEHEKPGSCEVLVRRLLQQLASSKESSLKDLQELAARLFTKVKPTLETQNSNSETDNKKKQQNKELNSNANLSPLARFLLSRWQGQASRDLHPA; encoded by the exons ATGGCCGATGCTGCAGTGTTAGTAGAGGCTGCAGGATCAAGATTTAGTTCATTGGAGCTGATTGGGAAAGGATCATTTGGCGATGTCTATAAAGG GTTTGATAAGGAGTATAACAAAGAAGTAGCTATCAAAGTAATTGATTTGGATGAGTC GGAGGATGAAATTGAGGACATTCAGAAG GAAATTTCTGTTTTGTCACAATGTCGATCTCTATATATCACTGAATATTATGGTTCCTATCTCCACCAGACTAAGCTCTGGATTATAATGGAATACATGGCTGGTGGCTCTGTTGCTGACCTA CTCCAATCAGGTCCACCACTGGATGAAATGTCAATTGCTTGTATATTACGTGACTTGCTGCATGCAATTGAGTATCTTCACAATGAAGGAAAAATCCACCGAGATATTAAAG CGGCAAACATTTTGTTGACGGAGAATGGTGATGTTAAG GTTGCAGATTTTGGGGTTTCTGCACAATTAACAAGGACTATATCTAGAAGAAAG ACTTTTGTAGGAACACCTTTCTGGATGGCGCCAGAAGTCATTCAGAATTCAGAAGGTTACAATGAGAAG GCAGATATCTGGTCTTTGGGGATAACTGCAATTGAGATGGCCAAAGGGGAACCTCCACTTGCAGATCTTCACCCTATGAGGGTTCTTTTTATCATTCCTCGAGAAAATCCACCACAG TTGGATGATCATTTCTCCCGTCCAATGAAAGAATTTGTTGCATTGTGTTTAAAGAAAGTACCTGCAGAG AGACCAAGTGCAAAGGAACTTCTCAAACACCGTTTCATAAAAAATGCTAAGAAGAGTCCGAGACTTTTGGAGAGAATAAG AGAGCGtccaaaatatcaaataaagGAAGCAGACATTTCTAGAATTGGACCTGAAGCTGTAGGGGAGGCATCTGATACAGTTAAGGCGATGAGAGATATGAGAGGAGAAGAAACTCTCCGAGCCAG TGGTCAGGGGAAACCCCTGAAAAATGCTGGATGGGACTTCAGCATTGGTGGATCACAGAGCACGGGAACTGTTCGGAGTGTTGTAAGACCACCTCCAGCTAGAGAAAGGAGACTAGATGCTGTACAAATTCAGACTGCCCAAAGAACTCCAGATAGTAGTAACCAGGGGTTTTCTGCACCTGGAAATGTGAATGATGCGTCACTAGAGGTTTCCTCCAGGAAAGATGCTAGAGAAGCATACAACCACGAACATCAGGACAATTACCATGGAGAT CCGCTCAATCTCCAGGACGAATTTTCTGCTAGTGGATCTGGAACTGTTGTTGTACGTTCACCCAGAGGATCACAGTCATCCCTGTTTAGTGATCAAAGCACGCTG TTTAGCGGCACATATGCAGCTTTTGAAGATTCATCTTCCAGTGGAACTGTAGTTTTCCGGGGCCAACATGATGATTCTGACTCTCCTTGGACTCCAAAATCCAAACTGGGAATTCAAGAGAGAACTTACACTGCCTTACTTGAAGACAGTGCAATGAACCTTGCAGAG GCAAAGGCTGCACTTCAAGGAGAGTTTAGGAGAGGAAATGCCAGAGAGAGATCAGCAATGGGAAAGATCAATAATGATTGGCAGGAAAACAGAAAAGAGCAGATAATAAGCAGCTCAGATTCTTACAG ACATTCTCGTGAATACTTTGATGCTCGAAAACGTCTTTCAAGATCACAGCATGAGAGTGATGATgaagaatatgtaaaaattgCATCATCTGTGCCATTGTCAGTTCTGCTTATTCCCTCACTAAAAGAG GCCATCGCTGAGGATCCAGAAGGTTCTGTTGTGCGTTCTATTGCAAATTCACTTGTTAATATGGAACACGAGAAGCCTGGATCTTGTGAAGTCCTTGTAAGAAGATTGCTTCAGCAATTGGCAAG TTCAAAGGAATCTTCCCTGAAAGACCTACAGGAGCTTGCTGCTCGCTTATTTACCAAGGTCAAGCCAACACTTGAAACGCAAAATTCAAATTCAGAAACCGATAACAAGAAAAAGCAACAGAACAAGGAACTTAATTCAAATGCAAATTTAAGTCCACTTGCTAGATTTCTGCTCTCGAG ATGGCAAGGCCAAGCTTCACGGGATCTACACCCAGCTTAA